One Deltaproteobacteria bacterium genomic window, GGCGACGCCCCTGCCGCCCAACCCGCACGGGCCGCACGACGTCTCGATGCTGTTCTACACCTCGGGCACCACCGCGGACCCGAAGGGCGTGCAGCACACGCCTTCGACGCTCGGCGCCGTGATCCGCTTCCAGGCCGAGCTGCTCCATCCGAGCCCCGACGACCGGAGTCTCCTCCAGTTCCCGCTCCCGCACATCGGCGGCATCGTGCTGTTCGTCATGCTCCCGGTGGCGCACGGCTCGAGCACGGTGTTCATGGAGACCTTCGACCCCGAGCTGGCGGTCGACCTGATCGAGCGCCACCAGATCACGAGCGCCGGCGGGCCGCCGGCCGTCCTCCAGGCCATGTTCGCGGCGAAGAACTTCGCGCCCGAGAAGGTGCGCAGCGTGCGCGGGAGCGGCGCCGGCGCCGCCGACGTCACGCCCGAGCTGATGCGCGAGACGAAGGGGCGCTTCGCCGGCGCCCTCGTACACCGCTCCTACGGCATGACCGAGTGCCCGATGTTCACCTCCGGCGCGCCCGCCGACCCCGAGGAGAAGCGCTTCGGCACCGACGGGCGGCCGGTCCCCGGCTGCGTCGCGCGCCTGGTCGACGAGGCGGGCCGCCCCGTCGGGCCGAACGTCGAGGGCGAGCTCGAGGTCTACGGCCCGCAGCTCTGCGTCGGCTACCTCGACCCGGCGCTGAACGTCGCCTTCACGCCGGACGGCATGCTGCGCACCGGTGACCTCGCGGTCATGGACGACGAGGGCTTCATCCGCATCACCGGCCGCCGCAAGGACATCATCATCCGCAAGGGCGAGAACCTCTCCGCCAAGGGCATCGAGGAC contains:
- a CDS encoding cyclohexanecarboxylate-CoA ligase codes for the protein MRPTRPPDERRARHEATGEWPQSSLSAMLAERARRTPERVYLIEGRREGGRSYTFGDLAARAGRMAAALLGLGVRPGQVVSWQLPNWFEGAALAVAIDSIGAVSNPIITIYREREVSFVCRQARSRVLVVPGVVRGVDHRELGRAVRAAAPDLEHVLTVRTEPGPGMRALEGLEERAATPLPPNPHGPHDVSMLFYTSGTTADPKGVQHTPSTLGAVIRFQAELLHPSPDDRSLLQFPLPHIGGIVLFVMLPVAHGSSTVFMETFDPELAVDLIERHQITSAGGPPAVLQAMFAAKNFAPEKVRSVRGSGAGAADVTPELMRETKGRFAGALVHRSYGMTECPMFTSGAPADPEEKRFGTDGRPVPGCVARLVDEAGRPVGPNVEGELEVYGPQLCVGYLDPALNVAFTPDGMLRTGDLAVMDDEGFIRITGRRKDIIIRKGENLSAKGIEDDLAAHPKVADVAVIGVPDAQSGERVCACVVLRPGAESLTLAEVRAFMEARGVMRQKVPEQLEVLPELPRNATGKVRKDALRARFRAARG